In a single window of the Nicotiana tomentosiformis chromosome 8, ASM39032v3, whole genome shotgun sequence genome:
- the LOC104088143 gene encoding uncharacterized protein, whose translation MASTVPAKSNNPLHNFDFSHLKWKKNHHSNNHQRRRSNKLSSDSSSPSRHDSPLRHSQSQSPMRESLAAARQSPVSESAETARISPMHNSAAAARQSPMRESARQSPMRDPVPSVQRSKHKVPEINVVSSKESRSKILIKIPRKNKSEEIQINEDQNQKEADESHDEAAAAEETAQKTWNLRPRKPIHKSLNINGGVPFRSSGSAMQEIKSQSPHHMMNVNKPENNETHAASAQKKVKRQRFSIALSREEIDEDLYAMTGLKAARRPKKRVKVVQKQLDTLFPGLWLASITPDSYKVCENLPKG comes from the exons ATGGCTTCTACAGTACCGGCGAAGTCGAATAATCCACTTCACAACTTCGATTTTTCCCACTTGAAATGGAAGAAGAATCATCATTCGAACAATCATCAACGTCGCCGTTCCAACAAGCTGTCGTCGGACTCTTCCTCTCCGTCACGGCACGACTCGCCGCTAAGGCACTCTCAGTCTCAGTCCCCGATGCGTGAATCCCTCGCGGCGGCGCGTCAGTCTCCAGTAAGTGAATCTGCTGAGACGGCGCGTATATCGCCGATGCACAATTCGGCTGCGGCGGCGCGTCAGTCTCCGATGCGTGAATCGGCACGTCAGTCTCCGATGCGTGATCCCGTTCCGTCGGTTCAACGATCAAAGCATAAGGTACCAGAGATTAATGTTGTCAGTAGCAAAGAAAGCAGATCGAAAATCTTAATTAAAATCCCTCGCAAAAACAAATCCGAAGAAATTCAAATCAACGAGGATCAAAATCAAAAGGAGGCAGATGAGTCTCACGACGAAGCTGCAGCAGCTGAAGAAACAGCACAAAAAACGTGGAATCTGAGACCTCGGAAGCCGATACACAAATCACTGAATATAAACGGAGGAGTCCCATTTCGATCCAGTGGATCTGCGATGCAGGAGATCAAATCTCAATCACCCCATCACATGATGAACGTGAACAAGCCGGAAAATAATGAAACCCACGCTGCTTCTGCTCAGAAGAAGGTAAAAAGGCAAAGGTTTTCCATAGCGTTATCCAGAGAAGAGATTGATGAAGATCTATATGCTATGACTGGATTAAAAGCTGCTAGAAGACCTAAGAAGAGAGTTAAAGTTGTTCAGAAACAACTTGAT ACACTCTTCCCTGGTTTATGGCTTGCTTCAATAACTCCTGATTCATATAAAGTTTGTGAAAATCTTCCAAAG GGTTAG